The following coding sequences are from one Candidatus Borkfalkia ceftriaxoniphila window:
- a CDS encoding alcohol dehydrogenase catalytic domain-containing protein produces MKTCKIVFPRVLQTEERPDNISSPEQAKVKITSALLTAVEYAAYRGDEDLKYPLVPGRFAVGIVVEAGENCCAVEKGTRVYLNGVYACGQDAEEKLCVAGADCDGFLRDFIVTDEEKLSPLPAAVSDKEAVFTEAVALCEAVADKIEADKGRHIAVIGATALGMILCQLLIYHQAVPVLIDSDPEKLKKANRAGIYYTLAADETLQSNLSQITGGRMAYGGVLMTESKLSPELLFSVTGSHKNVVFAGFTDPDHKISVKQAFRKNLNVFSVNNGYSYTSAAINLLVNKAVNVSALECPSVQATDIEQALAAGAKDLDDGKYPACTLLNMM; encoded by the coding sequence ATGAAAACTTGTAAAATAGTTTTCCCCCGCGTATTGCAGACGGAGGAACGTCCGGACAATATCAGTTCGCCCGAACAGGCGAAAGTAAAGATCACGTCCGCACTTTTGACCGCCGTGGAATACGCGGCATACCGCGGCGACGAAGACCTCAAATATCCGCTCGTCCCCGGGCGTTTCGCCGTGGGCATCGTGGTGGAGGCGGGCGAAAACTGCTGCGCGGTGGAAAAAGGCACGCGCGTCTATCTCAACGGCGTCTATGCCTGCGGGCAGGACGCGGAAGAAAAACTGTGCGTTGCGGGCGCCGACTGCGACGGATTCTTGCGCGACTTTATCGTTACGGACGAAGAAAAACTTTCCCCTCTCCCTGCGGCGGTGAGCGACAAAGAGGCGGTGTTTACCGAAGCCGTTGCGCTGTGCGAGGCGGTGGCGGATAAGATCGAGGCGGACAAGGGGCGGCACATCGCCGTCATCGGCGCGACCGCGCTCGGCATGATCCTGTGCCAACTTTTGATCTATCATCAGGCGGTGCCCGTACTCATCGATTCCGATCCCGAAAAGTTGAAAAAAGCCAACCGCGCGGGCATATATTACACGCTGGCGGCGGACGAAACGCTGCAAAGCAATCTCTCGCAGATCACGGGCGGGCGCATGGCGTACGGCGGCGTGCTGATGACCGAGAGCAAACTTTCGCCCGAACTTCTGTTTTCCGTGACAGGAAGCCACAAAAACGTCGTGTTCGCGGGATTCACCGATCCCGACCACAAGATCTCCGTCAAACAGGCGTTCCGCAAAAATCTGAACGTGTTCAGCGTCAACAACGGATATTCCTACACCTCGGCGGCGATCAATCTATTGGTCAACAAGGCGGTCAACGTTTCCGCGCTCGAATGCCCTTCCGTGCAGGCGACCGATATCGAACAGGCGCTCGCCGCGGGCGCGAAAGATCTGGACGACGGGAAATATCCCGCGTGCACGCTCCTCAATATGATGTGA
- the prfA gene encoding peptide chain release factor 1 yields MIKKLEDILAKYRALSEQMADPAVIADPEKWTKCAKEHSDCSESAEKYLEYKKVEKEMEDAFAAAETETDAEMKDMLVQEGYACKEKLAAINAELRILLLPKDKNDERNVVMEIRGGAGGEEANLFAAELFRMYQHYAESMRWKLDIIDMSDTELGGMKEVVFSVSGKGVYSKLKYESGVHRVQRVPETESQGRVHTSTVTVAVLPEAEDVDVEINEKDLKIDTYRSGGAGGQHVNKTESCIRLTHLPTGIVVTCQDERSQIKNREKAMKVLKSRLYDYYNTKYQSEYSQNRKNQVGTGDRSERIRTYNFPQNRVTDHRIGLTLYSLDNFMLGDISQMIESLAIADREAQLSSEEEA; encoded by the coding sequence ATGATAAAGAAATTAGAAGACATTCTCGCCAAATACCGCGCGCTGTCCGAACAGATGGCGGATCCCGCCGTCATCGCGGACCCCGAAAAATGGACGAAGTGCGCAAAAGAGCATTCCGACTGTTCCGAATCCGCCGAAAAGTATCTCGAATACAAAAAGGTGGAAAAGGAAATGGAGGACGCTTTCGCCGCGGCGGAAACGGAAACCGACGCCGAAATGAAGGATATGCTCGTGCAGGAAGGGTACGCCTGTAAGGAAAAACTGGCGGCGATCAACGCGGAACTGCGTATCCTTTTATTGCCCAAAGATAAAAACGACGAGCGCAACGTGGTCATGGAGATCCGCGGCGGCGCAGGCGGCGAAGAGGCGAACCTGTTCGCGGCGGAACTGTTCCGCATGTACCAGCACTATGCGGAGAGCATGCGCTGGAAACTGGATATCATCGACATGAGCGATACGGAACTGGGCGGCATGAAAGAAGTCGTGTTTTCCGTATCGGGAAAGGGCGTCTATTCCAAACTCAAATACGAGAGCGGCGTGCACCGCGTGCAGCGCGTGCCCGAAACGGAATCGCAGGGGCGCGTGCATACTTCCACCGTCACAGTGGCGGTTCTGCCCGAGGCGGAGGACGTGGACGTGGAGATCAACGAAAAAGATCTCAAAATCGACACCTACCGTTCGGGCGGCGCGGGCGGCCAGCACGTCAACAAGACGGAGAGTTGTATCCGCCTGACGCATCTTCCCACGGGTATCGTGGTCACCTGTCAGGACGAGCGCTCGCAGATCAAAAACCGCGAAAAGGCGATGAAAGTTTTAAAGAGCCGCCTGTACGACTACTACAATACCAAATATCAGAGCGAATATTCGCAGAACAGAAAAAATCAGGTGGGCACGGGCGACAGGAGCGAGCGCATCCGCACCTACAATTTCCCGCAGAACCGCGTCACCGACCACAGGATCGGGCTGACGCTGTACTCCTTGGACAATTTCATGCTCGGCGACATTTCCCAGATGATCGAAAGCCTTGCCATCGCCGACCGCGAAGCCCAGCTTTCGTCGGAAGAGGAAGCATAA
- the cls gene encoding cardiolipin synthase gives MRKFFKLIFSKFFIFSLILLAEIGILVFFVLFLNSTIHSAIFTGITIALDVIFVLYIINSDINAEYKIAWIVPILFLPILGCLFYIIFGRKRLSRFTRKKLTRNFRGVECLYESRRGVLERFEETDAFFASCAKLISSEGYLPPTDCEEALYFKVGEEYAEKLIEVLEGAKKYIFLEYFIIAEGKFWNRVLEILTEKAREGVDVRVIYDDIGSIMTLPFYYPEKLKKLGIKCCCFNRYRPVLDVAQNNRTHRKIAVIDGEYAFTGGINLADEYVNEQARFGHWKDTGIMLRGRAVQNFTTMFLQLWTVEFGNEKYGYEQYLAEGGPGKYLCVPFGDSPYDSNRQICEDLYIKIIYNAKKYVYINTPYLIIDGEMKKALVSAAHSGVDVRITVPHIPDKKYVFALTKAFYSPLVKEGVKIYQYTPGFIHAKSIVSDSRYAVIGSSNMDFRSFYLHFECDVLMYGEDFCKQLRDDYLDTCKNSELITEDKIKIRLHSQIYRAALRIFAPLM, from the coding sequence ATGCGAAAATTTTTCAAACTCATTTTCAGCAAATTTTTTATATTCAGTCTTATTTTGCTCGCGGAAATCGGCATTCTCGTATTTTTCGTGCTCTTTCTCAACTCTACCATACACTCTGCCATTTTTACGGGCATCACGATCGCGCTCGACGTCATATTCGTGCTGTACATCATCAATTCCGACATCAACGCCGAATATAAGATCGCCTGGATCGTGCCGATCCTCTTTCTGCCCATTCTCGGTTGTCTGTTTTATATCATCTTCGGGCGCAAAAGACTCTCCAGGTTCACGCGCAAAAAACTGACGCGCAATTTCCGCGGCGTGGAATGCCTGTACGAGAGCCGCCGGGGCGTTTTAGAACGCTTCGAAGAGACGGACGCATTCTTTGCCAGTTGCGCGAAACTCATCTCGTCCGAGGGATATCTCCCCCCGACCGACTGCGAAGAGGCGCTCTATTTCAAGGTGGGCGAAGAATACGCGGAAAAACTCATAGAAGTCCTCGAAGGCGCGAAAAAATATATTTTTCTGGAATATTTCATCATAGCCGAGGGAAAATTCTGGAATCGCGTTCTGGAGATCCTCACGGAAAAGGCGCGCGAAGGCGTGGACGTGCGCGTCATTTACGACGATATCGGCTCGATCATGACGCTGCCTTTCTATTACCCCGAAAAACTGAAAAAACTCGGCATCAAATGCTGTTGTTTCAATCGTTACCGCCCCGTTCTGGACGTGGCGCAGAATAACCGCACCCACCGCAAGATCGCGGTCATCGACGGCGAATACGCCTTTACGGGCGGCATCAACCTTGCGGACGAATACGTCAACGAACAAGCGCGTTTCGGACACTGGAAAGATACGGGCATCATGCTGCGCGGCCGCGCCGTGCAGAACTTCACCACCATGTTTTTGCAGTTGTGGACGGTGGAATTCGGCAACGAAAAATACGGCTACGAGCAGTATCTCGCGGAGGGCGGCCCGGGAAAATACCTGTGCGTGCCCTTCGGCGATTCCCCTTACGATTCCAACCGCCAGATCTGCGAAGATCTGTATATCAAGATCATCTACAACGCGAAAAAGTACGTCTATATCAACACGCCCTATCTCATCATCGACGGCGAAATGAAAAAGGCGCTCGTTTCCGCCGCCCATTCGGGCGTGGACGTGCGCATCACCGTGCCGCACATTCCCGACAAAAAATACGTGTTCGCACTGACCAAGGCGTTTTATTCTCCTCTCGTGAAAGAGGGCGTCAAAATTTACCAGTACACGCCCGGATTCATACACGCCAAGAGCATCGTCAGCGATTCCCGCTATGCCGTCATCGGCTCTTCCAATATGGATTTCCGCAGTTTTTATCTGCATTTCGAGTGCGACGTTTTAATGTACGGCGAAGATTTCTGCAAACAACTGCGCGACGACTATCTCGACACCTGTAAAAACAGCGAACTCATCACAGAGGATAAGATAAAAATTCGCCTGCACAGCCAGATCTACCGCGCGGCGCTGCGGATCTTTGCGCCGCTCATGTAA
- the prmC gene encoding peptide chain release factor N(5)-glutamine methyltransferase, which produces MSKEKKTKKKEQRTYIGGQAVLEGVMMRGKTSYATAVRDPEGNIQVEKKRLSISKHMRRASKIPLVRGVVNFVSSLVTGSKILMRSAEVYGDTDEPSKFEIWCRDKLHINMMSAISVIATVLGVALAVGLFVALPMLLANLIFSENLRFGNVWYNLTQGGLRLVIFILYIVAISAMKDIRRVFMYHGAEHKTITCFEKGLDLTPENAKTCSRIHDRCGTTFMFLVMAVSIVVFSIINWLCDEYLNIFVYNNVVNYLIQFAVKLLFIPLVAGLSYEVLKLLAKSQSKILLPVKAPGFLLQRLTTREPDDSMLEVAIAAFNSVYQMDADPSIPESEFTVSMTVRKYVETLKEKFKAASIDESDAEWLVACSSGIARSELYTSEKMFVPTEVSRMDKIARERLGGRPLWYILGDTEFYGYKIKVDERVLIPRPETELLAEIAVKTYEEGDKVLDLCTGSGAVAIAIAKQKNISVAAADVSADALALAEENARANGADVKFVESDLFAKIKGKYNIITCNPPYVKSADMKTLPKEVGFEPAMALDGGEDGLDFYRRLAKEAPKHLVRGGALIMECGIGQAQEIVKLFSKFDYTMVTRDLEGVERIVRAVY; this is translated from the coding sequence ATGAGCAAAGAAAAAAAGACAAAGAAAAAGGAACAGCGCACGTACATCGGCGGACAGGCGGTTTTAGAGGGCGTGATGATGCGCGGCAAAACTTCCTACGCGACTGCCGTGCGCGATCCCGAGGGCAATATCCAGGTGGAGAAAAAGCGCCTCTCGATCTCCAAACATATGCGCCGCGCCTCCAAGATCCCGCTGGTGCGCGGCGTCGTCAACTTCGTATCCTCGCTCGTGACGGGTTCGAAGATCTTGATGCGCAGCGCGGAAGTGTACGGCGACACCGACGAACCCTCGAAATTCGAGATCTGGTGCCGCGATAAACTGCATATCAACATGATGAGCGCGATCTCCGTCATCGCCACCGTTCTGGGCGTGGCGCTCGCGGTGGGGCTGTTCGTCGCCCTGCCCATGCTGCTCGCCAACCTCATTTTCTCGGAAAATCTGCGTTTCGGCAACGTATGGTACAACCTTACGCAGGGCGGGCTGCGCCTCGTCATCTTTATCCTGTATATCGTCGCCATCAGCGCGATGAAAGATATCCGCCGCGTGTTCATGTACCACGGCGCCGAACATAAGACCATCACCTGCTTTGAAAAGGGGCTCGACCTTACGCCCGAAAACGCAAAGACCTGTTCGCGCATCCACGACCGCTGCGGCACGACGTTTATGTTCCTCGTCATGGCGGTCTCCATCGTGGTCTTTTCGATCATCAACTGGCTGTGCGACGAATATCTCAATATTTTCGTCTACAACAACGTGGTCAACTATCTCATTCAGTTTGCCGTCAAGTTGTTGTTCATTCCGCTGGTCGCGGGGCTTTCCTACGAAGTCTTGAAACTTCTCGCGAAATCGCAGAGCAAAATCCTGCTGCCCGTCAAGGCGCCCGGATTCCTGTTGCAGCGGCTCACGACCCGCGAGCCGGACGATTCCATGCTCGAAGTCGCCATCGCCGCCTTCAACAGCGTCTATCAGATGGACGCCGATCCTTCGATCCCCGAATCGGAATTTACCGTTTCCATGACCGTCAGAAAGTATGTGGAAACGCTCAAAGAAAAATTCAAAGCCGCCTCGATCGACGAGAGCGACGCGGAGTGGCTCGTCGCCTGTTCGAGCGGCATTGCCCGCAGCGAGCTATACACGAGCGAAAAAATGTTCGTGCCCACGGAAGTTTCGCGCATGGACAAGATCGCCCGCGAACGACTCGGGGGCCGTCCGCTCTGGTATATCCTGGGCGACACGGAATTTTACGGCTACAAGATCAAGGTGGACGAACGCGTGCTCATTCCCCGCCCCGAAACCGAACTTCTGGCGGAGATCGCCGTCAAAACGTACGAGGAAGGGGACAAAGTGCTCGATCTTTGCACGGGCAGCGGCGCGGTGGCGATCGCGATCGCCAAACAGAAAAATATTTCCGTCGCGGCGGCGGACGTCAGCGCGGACGCGCTCGCGCTCGCGGAAGAAAACGCGCGCGCCAACGGGGCGGACGTGAAATTCGTCGAGAGCGACCTCTTTGCCAAGATCAAAGGGAAGTACAATATCATCACCTGCAACCCTCCCTACGTCAAGAGCGCGGACATGAAGACGCTGCCCAAAGAAGTGGGATTCGAACCCGCGATGGCGCTCGACGGCGGCGAGGACGGGCTGGATTTTTACCGCAGGCTCGCCAAAGAAGCGCCCAAGCATCTCGTTCGCGGCGGCGCGCTCATCATGGAGTGCGGCATCGGGCAGGCGCAGGAGATCGTAAAACTCTTTTCCAAATTCGACTACACCATGGTCACGCGCGATCTGGAAGGGGTAGAGCGCATCGTGCGCGCCGTCTATTAA
- the rpmE gene encoding 50S ribosomal protein L31, which translates to MKPEIHPDYHEVTVTCACGATFKTGSTKKGDILKVDICSKCHPFFTGRQKLVDTGGRVDKFKKRYGI; encoded by the coding sequence ATGAAGCCCGAAATACATCCCGATTATCACGAGGTCACGGTCACGTGCGCTTGCGGCGCTACGTTCAAAACCGGCTCTACCAAAAAAGGGGATATTCTCAAAGTGGATATTTGCAGTAAATGTCATCCTTTCTTCACAGGCAGACAGAAACTCGTTGATACCGGCGGCAGAGTCGATAAGTTTAAAAAAAGATACGGAATTTAG